In Zygosaccharomyces rouxii strain CBS732 chromosome F complete sequence, a single window of DNA contains:
- the AGP1 gene encoding amino acid transporter AGP1 (similar to uniprot|P48813 Saccharomyces cerevisiae YDR508C GNP1 High-affinity glutamine permease also transports Leu Ser Thr Cys Met and Asn expression is fully dependent on Grr1p and modulated by the Ssy1p-Ptr3p-Ssy5p (SPS) sensor of extracellular amino acids) has product MRPEDTITPYELQDVKGEAVSASRSPPDNEVEYFDKLGDARQYTSNLEGEGTPTEGVSRHRIKNPLFRNFIDSFKRGETTARIADLENDLTTAVSPQLSNYHGSIPSDEVVIKKEELKRDINQRHMVFMAIGSGVGTGLLVGNASTLNSAGPAGLLIGYALMGTCVYCVIQAAGELGVTYANLIGGFNAYPAILVAPSFAFSVGWIYTLQWLCMTPLELVTASLTIKYWTTKVDPDVFVVIFYLLILLINFFGSKGYAEADFFFNCMKLAMISGFFILGIVVACGGAGHDGYLGGKYWHNPGAFRGEKAIDHFKGVSSVFVTSAFAFGGSEFVALSASEQANPRKSIPSAAKLILYRIIWVYLTSITILGFLVPWDSPQLQPSSDGKKTSPYVVAIAMHGVKVVPHLINAVILMAVLSVSNSAFFYSSRLLLSLSQRGYAPKWFDYVDRKGRPVRAMLISALFGVICFCATSKKETDVFSWLLAISGLSTIFTYFSICVSHIRMRSAMKVQGRSLGELGFRSQVGTYGSFYACLLLVLSLMAEFWVALAPIGEGKLDAESFFENYLAAPIGIVFYFGYMIWKKDFRIFIRSKDIDLDFKRQVFDEDLIKQEDEEYAEQMRNAPRWRKVIAFLF; this is encoded by the coding sequence ATGAGGCCCGAGGATACTATAACACCTTATGAGCTACAGGACGTTAAGGGAGAAGCTGTATCCGCTTCTCGTAGTCCGCCAGATAATGAGGTCgaatattttgataaattagGTGACGCTCGTCAATACACATCGAATCTTGAGGGCGAAGGTACGCCAACGGAAGGTGTATCAAGACATAGGATTAAGAATCCTCTATTTCGTAATTTTAtcgattctttcaaaaggGGTGAAACCACAGCACGTATAGCTGATTTGGAGAATGATTTGACTACTGCAGTATCACCACAACTATCCAATTACCACGGTAGTATACCTTCAGATGAAGTCGTGATCAAAAAGGAGGAATTAAAGCGTGACATCAACCAGCGTCACATGGTGTTTATGGCAATTGGTTCTGGTGTCGGTACTGGTTTACTGGTTGGTAACGCATCTACATTGAACTCAGCTGGTCCTGCTGGTCTACTTATTGGTTATGCTCTTATGGGTACTTGTGTTTACTGTGTGATCCAAGCTGCAGGTGAACTGGGGGTTACTTATGCTAACCTAATTGGTGGTTTCAATGCGTATCCTGCAATCTTAGTTGCACCATCCTTTGCATTTTCAGTCGGTTGGATCTACACTTTACAATGGTTATGTATGACACCATTAGAATTGGTTACAGCTTCGTTAACGATCAAATATTGGACGACAAAGGTAGATCCGGATGTATTTGTGGTTATCTTTTATCTGTTGATCTTGCTGATTAACTTTTTCGGTTCTAAAGGTTATGCAGAAGctgatttcttctttaactgTATGAAATTGGCAATGATTTCAGGGTTTTTCATATTAGGTATTGTGGTTGCTTGTGGTGGTGCAGGTCACGACGGTTATTTAGGTGGAAAATACTGGCATAATCCAGGTGCTTTCAGAGGTGAGAAGGCAATCGATCATTTCAAAGGTGTTTCTTCCGTCTTTGTCACTTCTGCTTTTGcctttggtggtagtgAATTTGTCGCTCTATCCGCATCTGAACAGGCCAATCCAAGaaaatcaattccatcTGCAGCTAAGTTGATTCTTTACAGAATTATTTGGGTCTACTTAACATCCATTACCATCTTAGGATTTTTGGTTCCTTGGGATAGTCCACAATTGCAACCTTCTAgtgatggtaaaaaaaCTTCACCATATGTTGTTGCCATTGCCATGCACGGTGTTAAAGTTGTTCCTCATTTGATTAATGCCGTTATTCTAATGGCTGTTTTGTCTGTCTCCAATTCTGCTTTCTTCTACAGTTCTCGTCtacttctttctttgtctCAACGTGGTTATGCTCCCAAGTGGTTTGATTACGTCGACAGAAAGGGTAGACCTGTAAGGGCTATGTTAATATCTGCTCTATTCGGTGTTATCTGTTTCTGTGCTACTTCTAAGAAGGAAACTGATGTTTTCAGTTGGTTACTGGCTATTTCTGGTTTGTCTACCATTTTTACCTATTTCTCCATTTGTGTGTCACACATTAGAATGAGATCTGCCATGAAAGTACAAGGAAGATCCTTGGGTGAGCTTGGATTCAGATCTCAAGTCGGTACCTACGGTTCCTTTTACGCATGCCTCTTGTTGGTATTGTCATTGATGGCAGAATTTTGGGTTGCACTTGCCCCCATTGGTGAGGGCAAATTAGATGCAGAGAGTTTCTTCGAGAATTACTTGGCAGCACCTATTGGAATTGTATTCTACTTCGGTTAtatgatttggaaaaaagaCTTTAGGATTTTCATTAGATCAAAGGATAtagatttggatttcaaGAGACAAGTGTTTGATGAGGATTTGATTaaacaagaagatgaagagtaCGCAGAACAAATGAGAAACGCTCCACGCTGGCGCAAAGTTATAGCTTTCTTGTTTTAG
- a CDS encoding uncharacterized protein (highly similar to uniprot|Q96VH4 Saccharomyces cerevisiae YCL026C-B Hypothetical ORF), which produces MSAAAPYLKAIATRRTFYALKPELPPRVTLQDVQSVVQAIIKDTPTAFNSQVNRAIILTGAEHKRVWDETVNSIQGDSGKKRPASARDEAFGTVVFFTDDKTTEELQAKFPAYASIFPQFADHSSGAAQIQTWTALQQLDIGGHLQHYNGYIKAALPKSIPLEWQVHSQLVFGLPAVNELSQKSYIENPVKIFS; this is translated from the coding sequence atgtcTGCTGCAGCTCCATACCTAAAGGCAATTGCCACTCGTCGTACCTTTTATGCATTGAAGCCAGAACTACCACCTCGTGTCACCTTACAGGATGTGCAAAGTGTAGTGCAGGCTATTATTAAGGACACTCCGACTGCTTTCAACTCTCAAGTTAATAGGGCCATTATCTTGACTGGTGCCGAACACAAGAGAGTTTGGGATGAAACCGTTAACAGCATTCAAGGTGACAGTGGTAAAAAGAGACCTGCTTCCGCTAGAGATGAAGCCTTTGGTACTGTTGTCTTCTTCACTGATGACAAGACCACCGAAGAACTGCAAGCCAAATTCCCTGCATATGCTTCCATTTTCCCTCAATTCGCTGATCACTCCTCTGGTGCTGCTCAAATTCAAACTTGGACCGCTTTGCAACAACTGGATATTGGCGGCCACTTACAACACTACAATGGTTACATCAAGGCTGCTTTGCCAAAATCTATTCCATTGGAGTGGCAGGTACACTCCCAGTTGGTTTTCGGATTACCAGCAGTTAACGAATTGTCCCAAAAATCTTACATCGAAAATCCTGTAAAGATCTTCTCTTAA
- the FUS1 gene encoding Fus1p (weakly similar to uniprot|P11710 Saccharomyces cerevisiae YCL027W FUS1 Membrane protein localized to the shmoo tip required for cell fusion expression regulated by mating pheromone proposed to coordinate signaling fusion and polarization events required for fusion potential Cdc28p substrate): MTATTTLEPVSNYHGTDGYTPLVPSMTQTDSPLSRMVSTKGSPSSSSSSSSSSSSSSLSSASAIPSTDTGLQGMVDSQKFTSGATIGLAIGLPVGVFCLGLALFLGLSRMRKRLTINRRKSVDSPTLPSAASDQGWFSRAMYGTDSQYGQEYAYEKSLPFADSSTIQYKVSKSRPQHILTPKAPRLRDDSTSLEGMSIRDDVDALLYSKPPNIYHIQSEMPSTSNLPGEKLGLSVNSPSKRPKPAELELPLQKWHYESPLSSWFLRNSTYFVGDEVDAAPDGAANAGTILTPTVQLKQLKILSRINKDYADGSQLMEDEKSPILEKSEPNSQDEEESGTNGIGPSSGFYGAVVSDTRSKNPFEHPYDNKKEERRGRRESMLGHHLQEVTDKKPLPLTPGKDLKRNSGERFQMGHVYKVVQNYKAMLADEIDIQIGEFTLILATHTDGWCLVEKCTMDGTSKSYLKTGQKASDANDRGYLNSDRGIIPGDCLDDI, translated from the coding sequence ATGACAGCTACCACAACATTGGAGCCCGTTTCCAACTATCATGGTACTGATGGTTACACGCCGTTAGTGCCATCTATGACTCAGACAGATTCTCCGCTTTCACGTATGGTCAGTACAAAAGGTTCgccatcatcatcgtcatcgtcatcgtcatcgtccTCATCGTCATCCTTATCCTCAGCTTCGGCTATACCTTCTACCGATACGGGACTCCAAGGAATGGTAGATTCTCAGAAATTTACGTCTGGTGCAACCATAGGTCTAGCAATTGGTTTACCAGTTGGTGTCTTTTGCCTTGGATTAGCACTTTTCCTAGGTCTTTCAAGAATGCGGAAAAGGTTAACGATTAACAGAAGGAAATCCGTTGACTCCCCTACGCTACCAAGTGCAGCTAGCGACCAAGGATGGTTCTCAAGAGCGATGTACGGAACTGATAGTCAATATGGTCAAGAGTATGCTTACGAGAAATCGCTACCTTTTGCAGACTCATCAACAATTCAGTATAAGGTCTCAAAATCAAGACCACAACACATATTGACTCCCAAGGCGCCCAGGTTACGAGATGATTCCACTTCATTAGAAGGTATGAGTATCAGAGATGATGTAGATGCTTTACTATATTCAAAACCGCCCAACATATACCACATTCAATCTGAAATGCCTTCTACTAGTAATCTAccaggtgaaaaattgggacTATCGGTAAATTCACCAAGCAAGAGGCCCAAACCAGCGGAATTAGAATTACCACTGCAGAAATGGCATTATGAATCGCCCCTATCGAGTTGGTTTTTAAGAAATTCCACGTATTTTGTTGGTGACGAAGTCGACGCTGCTCCTGATGGTGCCGCCAACGCAGGTACCATCTTAACACCAACTGTACAACTAaaacaattgaagattCTTTCGAGAATCAATAAAGACTATGCAGATGGATCTCAATTaatggaagatgaaaaatcaCCCATCTTAGAAAAATCTGAACCTAATtctcaagatgaagaagaatcagGAACCAACGGTATAGGACCATCATCAGGGTTTTATGGTGCGGTTGTTTCAGATACCAGAAGTAAAAATCCATTTGAGCATCCTTATGATaacaagaaagaagaacGTAGGGGTAGAAGAGAAAGTATGTTGGGACATCATCTGCAGGAGGTTACCGACAAGAAGCCTTTACCGCTAACACCAGGAAAAGACCTTAAAAGAAATTCTGGCGAGAGGTTCCAGATGGGTCACGTCTATAAAGTAGTACAAAACTACAAAGCTATGCTTGCCGATGAGATTGATattcaaattggtgaattCACCTTAATTTTAGCAACACATACTGATGGTTGGTGCCTTGTAGAGAAATGTACGATGGATGGAACTTCAAAAAGTTATCTCAAGACGGGGCAAAAGGCATCGGACGCCAACGATCGAGGCTATCTGAACAGTGATAGAGGAATTATACCTGGAGATTGCTTAGACGATatatga
- a CDS encoding uncharacterized protein (some similarities with uniprot|P36110 Saccharomyces cerevisiae YKR013W PRY2 Protein of unknown function, has similarity to Pry1p and Pry3p and to the plant PR-1 class of pathogen related proteins), with translation MKTSLLTFAVAYASTVSAQTTQWDDYTVTLTPSSMYKQGSSPTSSSSAYSSSSSNAPSSPSSPSSSSTSSSSPTDFSSQWSTAWTSGFSTAFTSSWGDIPSSSSSQPSLLPVSSSSSSSSSSPTEFSNQWSTAWTSGFSTAYTSSWGDIPSSSSSQPSSTFSPSSSGSSYQPSTSTPPSSSPAPSSSATPTSGGSGGSQTMDAATASTLLELHNEKRSRHQDTSPLTWSDSLSAWAYGYANSLKGTAYDPCSGTLLHSSTRNNMGENIAYASYANWDFLIDMWYNEIEHYDYNDITGIYHDGVEVGHFTQLVWAASQEVGCASVQCPNDGTYLLCEYSPQGNIYDGNAGEDEFGLFKQNVKPLK, from the coding sequence ATGAAGACTTCACTACTTACTTTCGCTGTTGCCTACGCCTCAACGGTGTCTGCTCAGACAACCCAATGGGATGATTACACCGTTACTCTCACTCCTTCATCAATGTACAAACAAGGTAGTTCTCCCACAAGCTCTTCCAGCGCTTACAGTTCTTCGAGTTCTAATGCTCCATCCAGTCCAAGCAGTCCAAGCTCTTCAAGTACTTCTAGCTCTTCTCCAACCGACTTTAGCAGCCAATGGAGTACAGCATGGACTTCAGGATTTAGTACCGCTTTCACTAGTTCTTGGGGTGATATTCCAagttcttcatcctctCAGCCAAGTTTATTACCAGTTTCAAGCTCCTCAAGTTCTTCCAGCTCTTCCCCAACCGAATTTAGCAACCAATGGAGTACGGCTTGGACCTCTGGCTTTAGCACCGCTTACACTAGCTCTTGGGGTGATATTCCAAGTTCCTCATCCTCTCAGCCAAGTTCAACTTTCTCACCAAGTTCCTCTGGTTCATCTTATCAACCAAGCACTTCGACTCCACCAAGTTCATCACCAGCTCCTAGCTCCTCAGCAACTCCAACCAGCggtggtagtggtggtTCTCAAACCATGGATGCTGCTACTGCTTCTACGCTATTGGAGTTACACAATGAAAAACGTTCTAGACATCAAGATACTTCTCCATTGACTTGGAGTGATTCATTATCTGCATGGGCTTATGGATATGCCAATAGCCTAAAAGGAACAGCATATGATCCATGTTCTGGTACTTTGTTACATTCTTCCACTAGGAATAACATGGGTGAGAACATCGCCTACGCTAGTTATGCCAATTGGGATTTTCTAATTGATATGTGGTACAACGAAATCGAACACTATGATTACAACGATATTACTGGTATTTACCACGATGGTGTGGAAGTTGGTCATTTCACTCAATTGGTTTGGGCAGCATCTCAAGAAGTTGGTTGTGCATCTGTCCAATGTCCAAACGACGGTACCTACTTATTGTGTGAATATAGTCCACAAGGTAACATATATGACGGTAATgctggtgaagatgaattcgGCTTGTTCAAGCAGAACGTTAAACCTTTGAAATGA
- the RNQ1 gene encoding prion domain-containing protein RNQ1 (some similarities with uniprot|Q8TFP8 Saccharomyces cerevisiae YCL028W RNQ1 [PIN(+)] prion an infectious protein conformation that is generally an ordered protein aggregate), with protein sequence MSVSNLVREAEQLYEQGDHGEAVARLTTALKSNPNDQDTQKIEELINKLGLHAFENGAGNGSRDIGGSGERGIGTQLASSFFAPSGSNSAQLGKLAMLGTILASNQKGSGGGLQTAISLFTGHQKSSSGSGGGWASFASKFFSNGKGQAPSSGGYGGQPHQDTSTFSKLSSLANSYMSNQGGPTGGQYGSQEGHHGGGYAQGGYAQGGYAQGGYAQGGYAQGGYAQGGYGGYGGPQEGHYGGGYAQAGHGGSNNASGSQSKLGAVASMASNYLSGNGNKPAHGAESNHNESGHGDGLSSLASVASNIMGHGKGRHEPPSAYGNPNMGDNGFNFTGGSHLAPL encoded by the coding sequence ATGAGTGTTAGCAATTTGGTTCGTGAAGCAGAGCAGTTATATGAACAAGGTGACCATGGTGAAGCTGTTGCACGTTTAACGACTGCATTGAAATCTAATCCTAATGATCAAGATACCcaaaagattgaagaattaattAACAAACTTGGGTTGCACGCTTTTGAGAACGGTGCTGGGAATGGTTCTAGAGATATTGGTGGAAGTGGTGAAAGAGGAATTGGAACCCAATTGGCCTCATCGTTCTTTGCACCATCAGGATCCAACAGTGCACAATTAGGTAAGTTGGCAATGCTAGGTACCATTTTGGCTAGTAATCAAAAGGGTAGTGGTGGCGGGCTACAGACTGCCATCTCGCTTTTTACTGGCCATCAAAAGAGCTCTAGTGGTAGCGGCGGTGGTTGGGCTTCATTTGCctccaaattctttagcAATGGTAAAGGACAAGCACCTTCTTCAGGTGGTTATGGTGGCCAACCACACCAGGATACTAGtacattttcaaaattgtcTTCATTGGCTAATTCTTATATGTCCAACCAAGGTGGTCCAACCGGTGGTCAATATGGCTCTCAGGAGGGCCACCACGGTGGTGGATACGCCCAAGGTGGATACGCCCAAGGTGGATACGCTCAAGGTGGATACGCTCAAGGTGGATACGCTCAAGGTGGATACGCTCAAGGTGGATACGGTGGATACGGTGGTCCTCAGGAGGGCCACTACGGCGGTGGATACGCTCAAGCTGGACATGGCGGTTCCAATAATGCTAGTGGATCTCAAAGTAAGTTAGGTGCTGTTGCCTCGATGGCTAGTAACTATTTAtctggtaatggtaataaacCTGCCCATGGTGCTGAATCTAACCACAATGAAAGTGGCCACGGTGATGGGCTATCCAGTTTAGCTTCAGTAGCAAGTAACATCATGGGTCATGGTAAGGGTCGTCATGAACCACCATCCGCGTACGGTAATCCAAATATGGGTGACAATGGCTTCAATTTCACCGGCGGTAGCCATTTAGCGCCATTGTAG
- the BIK1 gene encoding Bik1p (some similarities with uniprot|P11709 Saccharomyces cerevisiae YCL029C BIK1 Microtubule-associated protein component of the interface between microtubules and kinetochore involved in sister chromatid separation essential in polyploid cells but not in haploid or diploid cells ortholog of mammalian CLIP-170): MERYQRKIGCFLQIPNVGRGQLKYVGPVENKPGLYAGIDLLANIGKNDGSFQGIRYFESEYPQSGLFIQLHKVAALIDSSVSTAASSRRSTMAVDLGSRVSSSGGSSSGSVRRSTMFVDPRSPTPVRSRRVPSGEEMLDFPAVPPPAPVPAPAPVPAPVDTDNGYLQLRQRLEKQDREIAQYKKLLDDQRIILEELQPTIDSYEENCKKLEDANTRLRAQLSAEMDQQRRQKQYFESEHEQLLAVVDELHEEIKANERRVLNENRFKSGTESTNLVEQLRRELDDSHKRIFLLERKLDQQQQLQTVTASPTMYKDDTASTLESLPIFKPKHKIDVTAGRESWCALCEQSGHDSIDCPYEMPHDEKTKNISSQQLLF, encoded by the coding sequence ATGGAAAGATATCAGAGGAAGATCGGTTGTTTCCTGCAGATACCTAACGTGGGTAGAGGCCAGTTGAAATACGTGGGGCCTGTAGAGAATAAGCCTGGATTGTATGCAGGTATAGATCTCTTGGCAAATATAGGCAAGAATGATGGCAGTTTCCAAGGGATAAGGTATTTCGAGTCTGAATACCCTCAGAGTGGATTGTTTATACAGCTACACAAGGTAGCGGCTCTCATCGACAGTTCGGTTAGTACTGCAGCATCTTCTAGAAGGTCTACCATGGCGGTAGATCTAGGCAGCCGTGTGAGTAGCTCTGGTGGCAGCAGTTCTGGCAGCGTTAGAAGATCTACCATGTTTGTAGATCCCAGATCACCTACGCCGGTGAGGAGCAGAAGAGTGCCCAGTGGGGAAGAAATGCTTGATTTTCCTGCTGTTCCACCCCCTGCTCCTGTTCCTGCTCCTGCTCCTGTCCCAGCCCCAGTTGATACTGATAATGGCTACTTGCAGCTACGACAGCGCTTAGAGAAGCAGGATAGGGAAATTGCACAATACAAGAAACTGCTTGACGATCAAAGAATAATTTTAGAAGAGTTGCAACCGACAATCGATAGCTATGAGGAGAATTGTAAGAAGTTAGAGGACGCAAATACTAGACTGCGAGCTCAGTTGTCGGCAGAAATGGATCAGCAAAGAAGGCAGAAACAGTATTTTGAATCTGAACACGAACAATTGCTTGCAGTTGTAGATGAATTACATGAGGAGATTAAGGCTAACGAAAGGAGAGTACTGAATGAAAATAGATTCAAATCAGGAACGGAATCTACGAATTTGGTGGAACAGTTACGTAGAGAGTTGGACGACTCACACAAGAGAATATTCCTTCTTGAGAGGAAATTGGATCAGCAACAGCAACTACAAACTGTAACCGCATCACCAACCATGTATAAAGATGATACTGCGAGTACATTGGAGTCGTTGCCGATCTTCAAACCGAAACACAAGATTGATGTTACAGCAGGCAGGGAATCTTGGTGTGCTCTATGCGAACAGAGCGGTCATGATAGTATAGATTGCCCTTACGAAATGCCACACGAtgaaaaaacaaagaatATCTCATCACAACAACTGCTGTTCTag
- the HIS4 gene encoding trifunctional histidinol dehydrogenase/phosphoribosyl-AMP cyclohydrolase/phosphoribosyl-ATP diphosphatase (highly similar to uniprot|P00815 Saccharomyces cerevisiae YCL030C), with amino-acid sequence MVFPIIPLYSQNPTGFISERPYLTLTGQALLKASQLGKDTIKQFVSEFGSTLNLVSVLVETSELFNDDDIVELLNNGVTTLFLQDAKYASRLVEEVGVPAERLALLEGSVYKNQFGVKNDFKLEDIVPVEKLDSKILTQAILSSVRTDRTDGLYTTLVVDTFERCLGLVYSSKESIEQAVERQVGVYYSRSRKEIWVKGLTSGNTQKLVSIQLDCDADALKFVVVQEGRNSSFCHLETESCFGQFKHGLAGLEKLLQQRKLNAPQGSYTNRLFNDPALLTAKIKEEAEELTEAKDRNELSWEAADLFYFALAKLVANDVSLNDVETNLDMKHLKITRRKGDAKPKFVEKKQESKPEAESQSEAQQVETLRLGVYQSEDKKSVDEALKRPIQRTSQIMHLVNPIIDNVKKNGDKAIVEYAAKFDGVQLKNCVIEAPFPEDCFEGLTPELKESLDLSMENVRKFHAAQLVDTMQVETQPGVVCSRFARPIEKVGLYIPGGTAVLPSTALMLGVPAQVAQCREIVFASPPRKSDGKISPEVAYIAQKVGASKIVLAGGAQAIAAMAYGTESVPKVDKILGPGNQFVTAAKMYVQNDTQALCSIDMPAGPSEVLVVCDEDADVDFVASDLLSQAEHGIDSQVILIGVQLSEKKVEQIQTAVRQQTLQLPRKDIVVKCIAHSAIILCGSYDEAFKISNQYAPEHLILQIKEAANYVKLVNNAGSVFVGAYTPESCGDYSSGTNHTLPTYGYARQYSGVNTSTFQKYVTAQSVSPQGLDNIGRAVMSVAKVEGLDAHRNAVKIRMSKLGLLPEGFQ; translated from the coding sequence ATGGTTTTCCCTATTATCCCTCTGTACTCTCAAAATCCAACTGGTTTTATCAGTGAAAGACCTTACTTGACGCTTACTGGCCAAGCGCTTTTGAAAGCTAGTCAATTGGGCAAAGATACCattaaacaatttgttTCAGAATTTGGTTCCACTTTGAATTTGGTTTCAGTTTTGGTGGAGACATCTGAATTATTTAATGATGACGATATTGTGGAATTGTTAAACAACGGAGTTACTACTCTTTTCTTGCAAGACGCCAAATATGCTAGTCGTTTAGTGGAAGAAGTTGGTGTTCCTGCTGAAAGATTAGCGTTGCTTGAAGGGTCAGTTTACAAGAATCAATTTGGTGTAAAGAATGATTTCAAACTTGAAGATATTGTTCCtgtggaaaaattagatTCCAAGATTTTGACCCAGGCAATTTTATCCTCCGTAAGAACAGATCGTACCGATGGTCTCTACACTACACTTGTTGTGGATACTTTTGAACGTTGTTTGGGTTTGGTGTATTCCTCCAAGGAGTCTATTGAACAAGCGGTGGAGAGACAAGTCGGTGTCTATTACTCACGTTCTCGTAAGGAAATTTGGGTTAAAGGTCTCACTTCTGGTAACACACAAAAACTGGTTTCCATTCAATTGGATTGTGATGCTGACgctttgaaatttgtcGTGGTACAAGAAGGTCGTAACTCAAGTTTTTGCCACTTGGAGACTGAATCTTGCTTTGGTCAATTCAAACATGGATTAGCTGGTTTGGAAAAGCTTTTGCAACAGAGAAAACTAAATGCTCCACAAGGTTCTTATACCAATAGATTGTTTAACGATCCTGCGCTCTTGACCGCTAAGATTAaggaagaagctgaagaattgacagAGGCAAAGGATAGAAATGAATTGTCTTGGGAGGCTGCAGATTTGTTCTATTTTGCATTGGCTAAATTGGTTGCTAACGACGTTAGCCTGAATGATGTCGAGACCAATTTGGATATGAAGCATCTAAAAATTACTAGAAGAAAAGGTGATGCCAAACCAAAATTTgtggaaaagaaacaagaatCAAAACCTGAAGCTGAATCTCAATCTGAAGCTCAGCAAGTGGAAACTTTAAGACTGGGAGTTTACCAATCCGAGGATAAGAAATCTGTTGATGAGGCTTTGAAAAGACCTATTCAGAGAACTTCTCAAATCATGCATTTGGTTAACCCAATTATAGACAACGTCAAGAAAAACGGTGATAAAGCCATTGTGGAATATGCTGCTAAATTCGATGGTGTACAACTGAAAAACTGTGTAATAGAAGCACCTTTCCCCGAGGACTGTTTTGAAGGTCTAACACCTGAGTTGAAAGAATCCTTGGATCTATCGATGGAAAACGTTCGTAAATTCCATGCCGCACAATTGGTCGATACCATGCAAGTAGAGACTCAACCAGGTGTCGTTTGCTCGAGATTCGCTCGTCCTATTGAAAAGGTGGGTCTCTACATCCCCGGTGGTACAGCTGTGTTGCCAAGTACTGCTTTGATGCTTGGTGTACCAGCTCAAGTGGCACAATGTCGTGAAATCGTGTTTGCATCTCCACCTCGTAAATCTGACGGTAAGATTTCTCCAGAAGTCGCTTACATCGCTCAGAAAGTGGGAGCTTCTAAGATCGTTCTTGCAGGTGGTGCACAAGCTATTGCTGCTATGGCTTACGGTACCGAATCAGTGCCTAAGGTGGATAAGATTTTGGGTCCTGGTAATCAATTTGTTACTGCTGCGAAGATGTATGTGCAAAACGACACCCAAGCTCTATGTTCTATCGACATGCCAGCCGGTCCTAGTGAAGTGCTTGTTGTttgtgatgaagatgccgATGTGGATTTTGTTGCAAGTGATCTTTTGTCTCAAGCTGAACACGGTATTGATTCTCAAGTCATTTTGATTGGTGTTCAGTTgagtgaaaagaaagtGGAACAGATTCAAACTGCAGTCCGTCAACAAACTCTCCAATTACCTCGTAAGGATATCGTTGTCAAATGTATTGCACACAGTGCTATCATATTATGTGGTAGTTACGATGAAGCATTTAAGATTTCTAACCAATATGCACCAGAACATCTGATCTTACAAATTAAAGAAGCTGCAAACTATGTGAAATTGGTCAACAACGCTGGTAGTGTTTTCGTCGGTGCATACACGCCAGAATCCTGTGGTGATTACTCCAGTGGTACCAATCACACCTTGCCTACTTACGGTTACGCTAGACAATACAGTGGTGTTAACACAAGTACTTTCCAAAAATACGTTACGGCTCAAAGCGTCTCCCCTCAAGGTTTGGACAACATTGGTCGTGCGGTAATGTCAGTTGCCAAGGTGGAAGGCCTTGATGCCCACAGAAACGCTGTCAAGATTAGAATGAGTAAACTGGGACTTTTACCAGAGGGATTCCAGTAA